The Calditerrivibrio sp. DNA window TATTTCCTCCATATTTTCTGTAATGCTCACCAGATACAGGTATTGTTCCTCTACAGCCAAGAATCTTTATCATTGGATCTTCTTAAGCAGCGTGACCACGTTACCTTTTTTATTATATATAATGCTATCAAAGTACATAGATGCTATCAAAATACCTCTGCCATGCAATTTATAAAGGTCCTCTTCCGAAGGGTTCCTTTTTATCTTGGATGTATCAAACCCTTTCCCCCTGTCTTTGACAACGATCTTAAGGTGTTTCTCGTCAAGTGTCACCGTTATTGTAGCTTTTCTTTTACCAAGCTTTTTATCAGATCTTTTAGTCTCTATCAGTTTGTAATAGGAGTCATTCTCTGTAGCCTCAAACTTTTCATCCCCAGAAATCTCCAAATTCCCATGCTCTATGGCATTTGTAACCATTTCTGAAATACCGATTCTAATCTTCTGTAGATCCGATAGTTTAAAAAAATAAATAAAGTCCTTAGTTATGTTATAGACAATTTTATCAATGGAAAAGATATCGTTGGACACCTCATATTTAAAACTGATTTTCTTTAACAGACAACTGCTGTTAAGATTAGACACCATGCCCCCATTAATCGCAGCATCGACAAACACCTTTAGCCTTATGTTGTCCAAATTTTCATCCATGACAAAATAAGACACACCCAGTTCCTTCGGCTGACCTATAAAAGCTATAGGGATTTTCAGATCTTTAAACTCTTCAAAAAACTTTTCATCAGAAATAAGTAACCCAAAAGATACATCTCTTAAATTTATATCTTCATTTAGCAAGTCAAATCCCTGAAAACCTTCATCCTCACAAAAACCTTTAATAACATTAGCAATTTTCTTATTTTCCGTTTTATAATATATAGATTTCATGCTGCAATTATAACAAAATAAATCAAAAAATAAATATTTTTTTTAACATAACACTATAACTTACTCTTTGCATTTAAGAAAACACTATTCCGATTGACAAAAGTTCATCCACGATTATAATCTAAACTAAACATTCATACGCTGGTGAAGATATATGGGGAAAAGATTAGTATTTATAATTTTCAAGCTAATTATAGTAGTTTTGATCATAGGCTTTATCGTT harbors:
- a CDS encoding ATP-binding protein: MKSIYYKTENKKIANVIKGFCEDEGFQGFDLLNEDINLRDVSFGLLISDEKFFEEFKDLKIPIAFIGQPKELGVSYFVMDENLDNIRLKVFVDAAINGGMVSNLNSSCLLKKISFKYEVSNDIFSIDKIVYNITKDFIYFFKLSDLQKIRIGISEMVTNAIEHGNLEISGDEKFEATENDSYYKLIETKRSDKKLGKRKATITVTLDEKHLKIVVKDRGKGFDTSKIKRNPSEEDLYKLHGRGILIASMYFDSIIYNKKGNVVTLLKKIQ